In Trichoderma asperellum chromosome 1, complete sequence, a single window of DNA contains:
- the HIR3 gene encoding Histone transcription regulator 3 (BUSCO:EOG092D03PE~EggNog:ENOG41) — MPAFQAINLEPEENIDEQIDTTKELHVDEALKRFQNALKLHAQGLRSREAASAAYDELFESEIFKYREAKTDYERAELQANGQASTSALEAFADGLDVAAGGADGVAASLALALYLSYKNHGQFYLDKLKDKQAASPEWSNRLQIYYRNDEGKKVLDSWTAALDQDPSDPELWRKVARFAGSLNSGRIKRYCLEAAIELDDDPAVMEVEPPSIAESLAGEQLKTYLNLLGDEMALSHPAMGPWLKKKLPALLQQHVDPIPFLPDPTSTLLVPAELQRSGKLLLTDSADETASVSSDLQTSEKPVESWADLGFELMKCAENTKGALEICRLILETAKQDTDMEESREGAADEPENGASPDEKKATCENDDKGKTSATPPDSKESQLSEAADDTAKGDAAQKESSATQAARKRSQSAAGLPDGADEENVTEKRSKRVRRRAETAQAAEEAPDPNTLIANQLRPFQEADQHLFTMAKNMLEEIGVEDKETYEYLDEILNLCAAEDRLSSKCTRVGAKDLRTLITDFKEDVAMVFLNKKEQATLGLSSFLEHAKTGSQDQAVNVPFNEAKGLRDFAQKVEERHERMTSHDIVFEWMKAISSSYASFKWSDGMKTSVVQMLNAADSSLYRRVSEELSGNPSPEALADLESLISMIFELYIDIYERITNPSSAVDYATRMETKYRLQRWLDIASSYVGLMNRPAADPLCVRFLWASVMVSSLSDKPVREHILLLWTSLRDFLAEEEVDTLTLPNNVVMPTISPAAADREISKLTTMDFFLSLFQEGMESPVHVIETLEPVLNPSSVCVSSEDHDVTDADASPLPDAEQEKGTQRISDCATQGMRDLWKFLRSSSTELRLFLWSRLGDAYEAIKYTTKRFSCHLRSIELIVADLESEKYAKLPDESRLLLYMRTLKSLDELLIQALTLALNDSSAFDIIDDDHLRSSCSAIAKVNSILHVAFLCEDEIKIGVKTAPSSNSTFQSLITKLREMQVRTWCLQFTMFRAGLPLQNPIAPEKDLADFLAAIHQVIGLRKCCKASNKIFLKVMRMELLQNKNIENWEDYLGQVVYDLYGLKLGVGVWEVQDHGCPHEKLEKRQTMQLVEKVMILANRMPMKDLLKSDLKAAIEHMQQTIGQPKSTPQMIHNLRNFTELVKKPIHPLRLYQALVGEVSVDAVSTNTPEAALAKHGWFFLLGMIALTKFKAVDLNRRQTPGATDDLRIGATFLRLQLQFSSDSWESWFRLAECFDYDLDEAVLWTADKMNKDRAELVKFQRNAIHCYTLALSHSRYQDIEGKDEDPLHDLYHKFGMRLYASSREPFAMEPFQHSDQERFFIQNMGAGTFKRILHEQMTEYKVWKFAAKMFRMAMERRPGNWKNPYMLAKCYWKMYQTPEEQLDSKDLHSRVEMTTLLKALKDAVNVAYNARKSRSSDPILEPHYKIVSIVHKLVMRGDLPAKEAAELLSEQPFGVQFKADDIFASFTEPEDWEEYIIPSLVKLKEKDKSNWQHRIVARHARILFDEASMEQVSDIKVAARAAFAILKENMFTKTMVMNVWKCDAERPGRHHVFTEQYVRFMTKLLVVMSDKTNLEQLLRRLRKKGADFYHFVDLWQSCCNAYLKLLREAHNIPHLTDDTFKALSTEEFEIFSERITEWAARDEANVPAFNCMKEAIELKKLNANLMKAAGIDDLINDCYSKIYVDVAGTLPGQEPSKIIEERNQAKELAAKLEAEAAAQADANKQTSSLSNILNPPSTHESLAGTATPLEGEKSEAAPRTRRVGVRRPDVLRKAEQAVARSMEAPKSAHPRSRVGSMSSGKRGSQTPNVGASDADSDEEGPETQIRREEAGEDTDMPDTHYEEDGHDGDGHDDSKIEEDKEELESDEAPSLVDSADESDLSDVPDDYEEDVPPSLMFPHLGRTIQSGETSGEDADSESEGDEEEDEDEEEHGDDEAEEAEEAEEGEEEHEGDDSKDIHDDGGEEEEEGDEEEEEEEHDDDTEMAEPHTPQRNEDESVDMGT; from the exons ATG CCCGCCTTCCAGGCCATCAACCTCGAGCCAGAGGAAAACATCGACGAGCAGATCGACACCACCAAAGAGCTCCAT GTCGATGAAGCCCTCAAGCGATTTCAGAATGCGCTGAAGCTCCACGCCCAAGGCTTGCGGTCCCGCGAAGCCGCCAGTGCTGCCTACGACGAGCTTTTCGAGTCGGAGATATTCAAATACCGAGAAGCGAAAACCGACTACGAGAGAGCAGAGCTACAGGCGAATGGGCAGGCGTCAACTTCAGCTCTCGAAGCATTTGCGGACGGACTCGATGTGGCCGCAGGCGGTGCTGACGGAGTGGCTGCCAGCCTGGCTCTTGCGCTTTACCTCTCCTATAAAAATCATGGGCAATTCTACTTGGATAAGCTGAAAGACAAACAAGCGGCAAGCCCCGAGTGGAGTAACAGACTCCAGATATACTATCGCAACGATGAGGGGAAGAAAGTTCTTGACAGTTGGACTGCGGCACTGGATCAAGATCCTTCAGATCCAGAACTATGGAGAAAGGTGGCAAGGTTTGCCGGCTCATTGAACAGCGGAAGAATCAAGCGATATTGCCTAGAGGCTGCAATAGAGCTAGATGACGATCCAGCTGTCATGGAAGTTGAGCCCCCTTCCATCGCAGAGAGTTTGGCTGGGGAGCAACTCAAGACCTACTTGAATCTTCTCGGCGACGAAATGGCACTGTCACACCCTGCTATGGGGCCCTGGCTAAAGAAGAAACTGCCAGCGCTTTTGCAACAACATGTTGACCCGATACCATTCTTACCAGACCCAACTTCGACACTCCTAGTACCAGCAGAACTGCAAAGGAGCGGCAAACTTCTACTTACCGACAGCGCCGATGAGACTGCTTCAGTGTCAAGCGACTTGCAGACCTCAGAAAAGCCCGTTGAATCATGGGCTGACCTTGGATTTGAACTCATGAAGTGTGCTGAAAATACAAAGGGCGCTTTGGAGATCTGCAGGTTGATCTTGGAAACAGCCAAACAGGATACGGATATGGAAGAATCGCGAGAGGGAGCCGCCGACGAACCCGAGAACGGCGCCTCTCCCGATgagaaaaaagctacttGTGAGAATGATGACAAAGGGAAGACGTCTGCAACACCGCCAGATTCGAAAGAGAGTCAATTGTCTGAGGCCGCTGATGACACCGCAAAAGGCGATGCGGCTCAAAAGGAGTCGAGTGCAACGCAGGCGGCCAGGAAGCGATCACAGTCTGCTGCAGGGCTACCAGATGGTGCGGATGAAGAGAATGTGActgaaaaaagaagcaagagagTCCGCAGGAGAGCAGAAACAGCccaggctgctgaagaagcccCTGATCCGAATACGCTGATAGCGAATCAGCTACGCCCCTTTCAAGAGGCTGATCAACACCTTTTCACCATGGCAAAAAACATGCTCGAGGAGATTGGTGTGGAGGACAAAGAAACTTATGAATATTTAGACGAGATTCTGAACCTATGTGCCGCAGAAGACCGTTTGTCGTCTAAATGCACCCGTGTTGGGGCCAAGGACTTGCGCACTCTAATAACCGATTTCAAGGAAGATGTTGCAATGGTGTTCcttaataaaaaggagcaAGCAACTTTGggactttcttcttttttagaaCATGCCAAAACTGGATCTCAAGACCAGGCCGTAAATGTTCCTTTCAATGAAGCCAAGGGCTTAAGAGATTTCGCCCAAAAGGTGGAAGAGAGACACGAGCGGATGACGAGTCACGATATTGTTTTTGAATGGATGAAAGCAATAAGCTCCAGTTACGCCTCCTTCAAATGGTCGGATGGTATGAAAACTTCGGTGGTTCAGATGCTGAATGCGGCCGACTCTTCTCTATACAGGCGCGTTTCGGAGGAGCTCAGTGGAAATCCCTCCCCCGAAGCTCTTGCCGACTTGGAATCCCTAATTTCCATGATATTTGAGCTGTACATCGATATTTACGAGCGAATCACCAACCCTAGCAGCGCTGTTGATTATGCAACTCGTATGGAGACCAAATACCGGCTCCAGCGATGGCTGGATATAGCATCGTCTTATGTGGGCTTGATGAACCGGCCTGCTGCGGATCCTCTATGTGTCAGATTTTTATGGGCATCCGTCATGGTGTCATCGCTCTCTGACAAACCGGTTCGAGAGCATATTCTCCTGCTGTGGACGTCTCTTCGTGATTTCctagcagaagaggaagtgGACACGCTGACGCTACCAAACAATGTAGTTATGCCGACGATTTCTCCCGCAGCCGCAGATCGGGAGATATCCAAGCTTACTACAATGGATTTCTTCCTCAGCCTCTTCCAGGAAGGGATGGAAAGCCCTGTCCACGTTATTGAAACGTTAGAGCCTGTTCTCAACCCGTCATCTGTCTGTGTATCTTCAGAGGACCATGATGTGACAGATGCCGATGCTTCTCCGTTGCCCGAcgcagaacaagaaaaaggcacGCAACGCATATCAGACTGCGCTACTCAAGGCATGCGTGACCTTTGGAAATTTCTGCGCAGTAGTAGCACGGAGCTAAGATTGTTTCTTTGGTCACGACTTGGCGACGCCTACGAAGCCATAAAATACACAACCAAGCGGTTTTCGTGTCACCTCAGGAGTATTGAGCTTATTGTGGCAGACTTGGAGAGCGAGAAGTATGCTAAGCTGCCGGATGAATCTCGTCTACTTCTGTACATGAGGACTTTGAAGTCTCTTGACGAGTTACTAATTCAAGCGTTAACATTGGCCTTGAACGACAGTTCTGCATTTGATATTATTGACGATGATCATCTCAGGTCAAGTTGTAGTGCTATCGCAAAGGTGAATTCCATCTTACATGTCGCATTCTTGTGTGAGGATGAGATAAAGATTGGAGTCAAAACAGCGCCGTCTTCAAATTCCACTTTCCAGTCTCTCATCACCAAGCTACGAGAAATGCAAGTACGCACTTGGTGTCTTCAATTTACCATGTTCAGGGCAGGTTTGCCTCTACAGAATCCCATTGCTCCGGAGAAGGACCTGGCAGACTTTCTTGCCGCCATTCATCAAGTTATTGGTCTCCGAAAATGCTGCAAAGCGTCTAACAAGATCTTCCTCAAAGTCATGCGCATGGAGCTTCTCCAGAATAAAAATATTGAGAATTGGGAAGATTATCTGGGGCAAGTGGTTTATGATCTTTACGGACTCAAGCTTGGAGTGGGAGTGTGGGAAGTTCAAGACCATGGCTGTCCCCATGAGAAGCTCGAGAAGCGTCAGACGATGCAGCTCGTGGAAAAGGTAATGATTCTGGCAAACCGTATGCCGATGAAGGACCTTTTGAAATCGGACCTCAAGGCCGCGATTGAACATATGCAACAGACCATCGGACAGCCAAAATCTACGCCGCAAATGATCCATAACCTGCGCAACTTCACCGAACTTGTGAAGAAACCCATCCATCCCCTTCGACTCTATCAAGCGTTGGTTGGAGAGGTGTCGGTGGATGCAGTATCAACAAACACACCAGAAGCTGCGCTGGCCAAGCACGGCTGGTTTTTCTTACTTGGGATGATAGCATTGACCAAGTTCAAAGCTGTAGACCTAAATCGACGACAGACACCAGGCGCAACAGACGATCTTCGTATTGGAGCGACTTTCCtaaggctgcagctgcagttTAGCTCCGATAGCTGGGAATCGTGGTTCCGACTAGCTGAATGTTTTGACTACGATCTAGACGAAGCTGTGCTATGGACGGCCGATAAGATGAACAAAGATCGGGCGGAACTGGTTAAGTTCCAGCGAAATGCTATCCACTGTTATACGCTTGCTTTGTCTCATTCTAGGTATCAAGACATAGAGGGTAAAGATGAAGACCCCTTACATGACCTATATCATAAGTTCGGAATGCGGTTGTATGCTTCTAGTCGAGAGCCGTTTGCTATGGAGCCATTTCAGCATTCCGATCAGGAACGATTCTTTATTCAGAACATGGGAGCTGGGACGTTCAAAAGGATATTACATGAACAAATGACAGAGTACAAGGTGTGGAAGTTTGCTGCCAAGATGTTCAGAATGGCTATGGAACGCAGGCCCGGCAACTGGAA GAACCCCTATATGCTGGCCAAGTGCTATTGGAAGATGTATCAGACGCCAGAAGAACAACTCGATAGCAAAGATTTGCACAGCAGAGTCGAGATGACGACGCTGCTCAAGGCGCTGAAGGACGCGGTAAACGTGGCTTACAACGCGAGGAAATCTCGAAGCAGTGACCCAATCCTAGAGCCGCATTATAAGATTGTGTCGATTGTACACAAACTCGTAATGCGAGGCGATCTACCCGCCAAGGAAGCTGCCGAATTGCTATCAGAACAGCCGTTTGGCGTGCAGTTCAAAGCGGATGATATCTTTGCTTCGTTTACAGAGCCCGAAGATTGGGAAGAATACATTATCCCAAGCCTTGTgaagctcaaggagaaggatAAGTCTAATTGGCAACACCGCATTGTGGCGCGCCATGCCAGAATACTGTTTGACGAGGCTAGCATGGAGCAAGTTAGTGACATCAAAGTGGCAGCTCGGGCAGCTTTTGCAATCTTGAAAGAAAACATGTTCACCAAGACAATGGTGATGAATGTGTGGAAATGCGATGCTGAGCGTCCAGGCCGTCACCACGTTTTCACTGAACAATACGTACGATTTATGACAAAACTGCTCGTGGTCATGTCAGATAAGACAAATCTGGAGCAACTGCTTCGCCGTCTACGGAAAAAAGGAGCAGATTTCTATCACTTTGTTGACCTATGGCAGTCTTGCTGTAACGCGTATCTCAAGCTTCTCAGAGAGGCACACAACATTCCACATCTTACAGACGACACATTTAAGGCTCTCTCTACCGAAGAATTCGAGATTTTCAGTGAAAGAATCACGGAGTGGGCTGCTCGCGACGAGGCGAATGTGCCAGCGTTCAACTGCATGAAAGAGGCCATTGAACTAAAGAAACTCAACGCCAATCTGATGAAGGCTGCTGGAATCGACGATTTAATCAACGATTGTTACTCTAAGATTTACGTAGATGTGGCTGGCACATTACCGGGCCAAGAGCCAAGTAAAATTATCGAGGAACGCAACCAGGCGAAGGAGCTTGCGGCCAAGCttgaagctgaggctgctgcccaaGCGGATGCCAACAAGCAAACCAGCTCTCTCAGCAACATACTCAATCCCCCAAGCACTCATGAGAGCCTTGCCGGCACTGCAACGCCGCTGGAAGGAGAAAAATCCGAAGCAGCGCCACGAACTCGCAGGGTTGGAGTTCGAAGGCCAGACGTTCTTCGCAAGGCGGAGCAAGCTGTTGCCCGCTCCATGGAAGCTCCAAAGTCAGCTCACCCTAGGAGCCGAGTGGGTAGCATGTCAAGCGGCAAACGTGGAAGCCAGACGCCGAATGTTGGTGCTAGTGACGCCGACAGCGACGAAGAAGGGCCAGAAACGCAAATCAGAAGAGAGGAGGCAGGGGAAGATACTGACATGCCCGACACTCACTACGAGGAggatggccatgatggtgatggtcaCGATGACTCCAAGATTGAGGAGGACAAGGAAGAGCTTGAGAGCGATGAGGCGCCAAGTCTCGTCGATTCTGCTGATGAGAGCGACCTTAGCGACGTTCCAGACGATTATGAAGAAGACGTCCCGCCAAGTTTGATGTTCCCACACCTAGGCCGAACTATCCAAAGCGGCGAAACTagtggagaagatgctgatAGCGAGAGCGAaggcgatgaggaagaggatgaagatgaagaagagcatggcgatgatgaagccgaagaggctgaagaggctgaagagggcgaagaagaacACGAGGGCGATGACAGCAAAGATATCCACGACGATggcggagaggaagaggaagaaggggatgaagaagaggaagaagaagaacatgaCGATGACACCGAGATGGCGGAGCCGCATACTCCGCAGCGGAATGAGGACGAATCTGTAGATATGGGAACGTAA
- a CDS encoding uncharacterized protein (BUSCO:EOG092D0YW3), whose protein sequence is MVAPAVPELTEEVLHESIDARTESLATLRELGPPDLVHLVKQAVRNPGKQTGVYHHVTGVDASSSASLAAYINTLTYRDHDPNTVTRIVEGVFCCYNAFSRVDMRVHVSIPGTVESYCVDERGEKRKASDDLWLETYLCSVLRAYSYADDGSGSSIRKIVGVRRFNPVTNTETEHRFLNAAEQLFFRGWQLGSDSIVQVPTNVSNHLTTGLLKYLETTGRYASGINLFEKLRTQSVEVASLLAKVLFMGNEEVSGVKILYQSLQQTPMDYVMLDTQADFLLKKAQKADTPEMKDERLKMALGCADRSTIAAPSEFSTWARLAQVYVAMEDWENALTILNSCPMFTYQDKDSPMMPEPRDVHLPTLPETRLDEIDSEPESRYSEQVDPSLLSLRAASYRGTFKKAYGILTEMTAKIGWDQLLKIRSNVFVMEDEYRTEKQEATQAAQPKRTPSMDGLRGTPDPTTNGDEGSDDEGEKSSEAATTLAPNGEGSGVEKPSSTVDPDEVKADTAENGTHADDHLSKLNTKRLCERWLDSLFMVLYEDLRVYTIWRTQMAQYRAQQIQYKKSAEEWEILGSLAERLQHFDEAAEAYRACLSLRFSPKALAGVLRVFEKTKSTRETVAAVIRLVTWQYRWYSEFSPELLRTIRTLIEDEGAVKVRSIIQATSLPQNVLDLTHHYAALCATFHSSGTDG, encoded by the exons ATGGTTGCGCCAGCAGTGCCTGA ATTAACAGAGGAAGTCCTCCACGAGTCGATTGACGCCCGTACAGAATCGCTTGCAACATTACGAGAGCTGGGCCCGCCGGACCTTGTACATCTAGTGAAGCAGGCAGTGCGCAATCCCGGGAAGCAG ACCGGCGTCTACCATCATGTTACCGGTGTAGATGCGTCGTCTTCGGCCAGTCTTGCAGCCTATATCAATACCCTGACGTACCGGGACCACGACCCAAACACAGTCACCAGGATTGTCGAGGGTGTGTTTTG CTGCTACAATGCCTTTTCAAGAGTGGACATGCGGGTGCATGTGTCTATTCCCGGAACTGTCGAGAGCTATTGCGTTGACGAGCGAGGCGAAAAGCGAAAGGCTTCGGATGATCTGTGGCTGGAGACATATCTCTGCAGCGTTCTAAGGGCATACTCGTATGCCGACGATGGCAGTGGGAGTAGTATTCGCAAAATCGTCGGCGTCCGAAGATTCAACCCTGTTACCAACACCGAAACCGAGCATCGTTTCCTCAACGCGGCcgagcagctcttcttcaggG GGTGGCAATTGGGATCTGATTCCATCGTTCAAGTTCCTACGAATGTATCAAATCATCTGACTACTGGGCTGCTAAAGTATCTCGAGACAACAGGTCGTTATGCATCTGGGATTAATCTTTTCGAAAAGCTTCGTACTCAGAGTGTCGAAGTCGCCTCTTTGCTGGCAAAGGTGCTTTTCATGGGCAACGAAGAAGTTTCAGGTGTAAAAATTCTGTACCAGTCGCTTCAGCAGACGCCGATGGACTATGTTATGCTTGATACACAGGCGGATTTCCTGCTAAAGAAGGCCCAAAAGGCCGATACGCCGGAGATGAAGGATGAGAGACTGAAAATGGCCCTTGGCTGTGCTGACCGCAGCACGATAGCTGCTCCAAGCGAATTTAGTACTTGGGCCAGATTGGCCCAGGTGTACGTTGCGATGGAAGACTGGGAAAATGCCTTGACAATACTCAACTCCTGCCCCATGTTTACCTACCAAGACAAGGATTCTCCCATGATGCCAGAGCCGAGAGATGTCCATCTCCCTACACTGCCCGAAACTCGCCTTGATGAGATTGATAGCGAACCTGAGTCAAGATACTCAGAGCAAGTCGATCCGAGCCTGTTGAGTCTGAGGGCGGCGTCTTATCGCGGCACGTTTAAGAAAGCGTACGGCATTTTGACGGAAATGACGGCTAAGATCGGCTGGGACCAGCTTCTTAAGATTCGCAGCAACGTCTTCGTCATGGAGGATGAATACCGTACCGAGAAGCAAGAAGCCACCCAGGCTGCTCAGCCAAAACGCACTCCGAGTATGGACGGCCTCCGGGGCACGCCAGACCCTACCACCAACGGAGACGAAGGTTCAGACGACGAGGGTGAGAAATCCTCCGAGGCCGCAACTACACTGGCTCCCAATGGAGAAGGCAGTGGAGTTGAGAAGCCTTCCAGTACAGTTGACCCAGACGAGGTCAAGGCCGATACAGCTGAAAAC GGCACCCATGCTGATGATCACCTTTCCAAACTTAACACTAAACGGTTGTGTGAGCGTTGGCTTGATAGCTTGTTCATGGTCCTGTATGAAGATTTGCGTGTGTACACAATCTGGCGCACACAGATGGCTCAGTATCGCGCCCAGCAAATACAATACAAGAAGTCTGCCGAGGAGTGGGAGATTCTCGGCTCACTCGCCGAACGACTGCAGCACTTTGACGAAGCGGCCGAGGCATACAGGGCTTGCCTATCCCTGCGCTTCAGCCCCAAGGCCTTGGCCGGCGTATTGCGCGTCTTtgagaagacaaagagcaCGAGAGAGACGGTGGCCGCAGTGATCAGACTTGTGACCTGGCAGTACAGGTGGTACAGCGAGTTCAGcccagagctgctgcgcacCATCCGCACCTTGATCGAGGATGAGGGAGCGGTGAAGGTGAGAAGCATTATTCAAGCCACAAGCCTACCGCAGAATGTGCTCGACTTGACGCACCACTACGCGGCTCTATGTGCAACATTCCATAGCAGCGGCACCGATGGTTAA
- a CDS encoding uncharacterized protein (BUSCO:EOG092D383C), whose protein sequence is MASSSTGGAPSISATSPPAIVCVGMAGSGKTTFMQRINAHLHSKNTPPYVINLDPAVLNVPFDSNIDIRDSVNYEEVMKQYNLGPNGGILTSLNLFATKVDQIVNLLEKRAKPDPEHPERKPIDRILVDTPGQIEAFVWSASGTILLESLASAFPTVIAYIIDTPRTASTSTFMSNMLYACSILYKTKLPMILVFNKTDVKDASFAKEWMTDFEAFQEALRRDENSDTFGGQEGFGSGGSGYMGSLLNSMSLVLEEFYSHLSMVGVSSRMGTGIDEFFEAVEEKRKEFLEDYLPELDRRREEREERKKKTRQEELDKMMQGMSVVANDAAEKKPIQINDDDVDVPSDADSGDDDEDDETTKEGLQARYAAAMEGKDEGILGDASFAKYLHTQR, encoded by the exons ATGGCTTCATCATCGACTGGCGGTGCACCGTCGATCTCGGCGACGTCGCCTCCCGCCATTGTCTGCGTGGGCATGGCAG GCTCGGGCAAGACGACTTTTATGCAGAGAATCAATGCGCACCTTCACTCGAAGAACACGCCGCCCTATGTCATCAACCTGGATCCCGCGGTTCTCAACGTCCCTTTCGACAGCAACATCGACATTCGAGATTCGGTCAACTATGAAGAAGTCATGAAGCAGTACAACCTGGGACCCAACGGAGGCATCTTGACGTCGCTAAACCTCTTCGCCACAAAAGTCGACCAGATTGTCAACCTACTGGAGAAACGCGCCAAGCCAGATCCCGAACACCCAGAGCGCAAGCCGATCGACCGTATCCTCGTCGACACCCCCGGACAGATTGAGGCTTTCGTATGGTCTGCCTCAGGAACTATTCTTCTTGAATCTCTCGCATCAGCCTTCCCTACCGTCATCGCCTACATCATTGATACCCCGCGAACTGCTTCAACGTCTACATTCATGTCCAACATGCTCTACGCCTGCTCTATTCTTTACAAGACAAAGCTGCCCATGATCTTGGTCTTCAACAAGACTGATGTCAAGGATGCTTCATTCGCAAAGGAATGGATGACGGACTTTGAGGCATTCCAGGAAGCTCTGCGCCGCGACGAGAATTCTGACACATTCGGCGGACAAGAAGGTTTCGGAAGCGGTGGCAGCGGCTACATGGGCAGCTTGCTCAACTCGATGAGTTTGGTGCTGGAGGAGTTTTATTCACATCTCAGCATGGTGGGAGTCAGCTCAAGGATGGGAACTGGCATCGATGAGTTTTTTGAAGCtgttgaagagaagaggaaagagttCTTGGAAGATTATCTGCCCGAACTGGATCGACGAcgcgaagagagagaagagcgaaagaagaagacccgccaggaggagctggacaAGATGATGCAGGGCATGTCCGTGGTTGCCAACGAcgcggcagagaagaagcctaTCCAGatcaacgacgacgacgtggATGTCCCCAGCGATGCCGACtctggcgatgacgacgaagacgacgaaacGACCAAGGAGGGCTTGCAGGCGAGGTATGCTGCCGCTATGGAGGGCAAGGACGAAGGCATCTTGGGTGACGCAAGTTTCGCCAAGTATCTACACACGCAGCGGTAA
- a CDS encoding uncharacterized protein (EggNog:ENOG41), whose amino-acid sequence MKETQAARPQHQEAADMHTSFDPSLPPPTVREEDCPFCAIAAAHPPFSAIDPPHPFPSNLTEPASFVVLSTPSAIAFLDILPLSHGHLLLCTRAHRPKLTDVTNPEARELGSYIRLLSAALVRATGIADWNVVQNNGAAAAQVVPHMHYHLIPRPEIRASGRYRESFTMFGRGQREELDEEEAEHLAEELRQQIADILREEQDERERKRKPPQKL is encoded by the coding sequence ATGAAAGAGACACAGGCAGCAAGACCACAACACCAAGAAGCCGCCGACATGCACACCTCCTTCGACCCGTCTCTTCCACCGCCCACGGTCCGCGAAGAAGACTGTCCCTTctgcgccatcgccgccgcccacCCGCCCTTCAGCGCCATCGACCCCCCGCACCCGTTCCCGTCCAACCTCACCGAGCCGGCGTCCTTTGTCGTGCTGTCGACGCCGTCGGCCATCGCCTTCCTCGACATCCTGCCCCTCAGCCACGGCCACCTGCTGCTGTGCACGCGCGCCCACCGGCCGAAGCTGACGGACGTGACCAACCCGGAGGCGCGCGAGCTGGGCAGCTACATCCGCCTGCTGtcggcggcgctggtgcgCGCGACGGGCATCGCCGACTGGAACGTGGTGCAGAACAAtggcgcggcggcggcgcaggtCGTGCCGCACATGCACTACCACTTGATCCCGCGACCGGAGATTCGCGCCAGCGGGAGGTATCGCGAGAGCTTCACCATGTTTGGGAGGGGCCAGCGggaggagctggatgaggaggaggcggagcATCTGGCGGAGGAGCTGAGGCAGCAGATTGCGGATATATTGAGGGAGGAGCAGGACGAgcgggagaggaagaggaagcctCCGCAAAAGCTATAA
- a CDS encoding uncharacterized protein (EggNog:ENOG41) produces MSRALAAVRSLDHLVLTCASIPRTVSWYSKYLGMKQEVFTPPATPDTQRVALKFGTQKINLHEKGREFEPKASTALPGTADLCFLVEDGVDLDEVRKGFEEDGVEVLEGGRLLRGRGLWGGLGAFM; encoded by the coding sequence ATGTCTCGCGCCCTCGCAGCCGTCAGGTCCCTAGACCACCTCGTCCTAACCTGCGCCTCCATCCCCCGAACCGTCTCATGGTACAGCAAGTACCTCGGCATGAAGCAAGAGGTCTTCACGCCCCCCGCCACCCCGGACACGCAGCGCGTGGCCCTGAAATTCGGCACGCAAAAGATTAACCTGCACGAAAAGGGCAGGGAGTTTGAACCAAAGGCCTCAACGGCGCTGCCCGGCACGGCGGACCTGTGTTTCTTGGTGGAAGATGGCGTGGACTTGGACGAGGTGAGGAAGGGCTTTGAGGAGGATGGCGTGGAGGTTTTGGAGGGGGGAAGGTTGTTGCGAGGACGGGGGCTGTGGGGAGGATTAGGAGCGTTTATGTGA
- a CDS encoding uncharacterized protein (EggNog:ENOG41~SECRETED:SignalP(1-19)) — MLPFIRAFISSSVVSVALAQVANIKFYNEDAVVLEQVVSEEFICPTGLTSIYGGNWNIGATRDEEPWEETVDTNAFGWIESQSTWMVHKEDDNATYTKIAEAIANGVNKTNIGKLVKEHGEEVKVATIGLY; from the coding sequence ATGCTTCCATTCATCAGAGCTTTCATTTCCAGCTCAGTCGTCTCCGTGGCGCTTGCTCAGGTCGCCAACATAAAGTTCTACAACGAGGATGCTGTAGTTCTTGAGCAAGTGGTGAGTGAGGAATTCATCTGCCCTACTGGGCTTACATCTATATACGGCGGCAACTGGAATATCGGAGCTACGCGGGATGAGGAACCTTGGGAGGAAACAGTCGACACTAATGCCTTTGGGTGGATTGAGAGTCAATCGACATGGATGGTGCACAAAGAAGACGACAATGCAACTTATACCAAGATTGCCGAAGCTATCGCAAACGGTGTCAACAAGACGAATATTGGCAAACTGGTTAAGGAGCATGGAGAAGAGGTTAAAGTGGCTACTATTGGGCTATATTAA